Proteins found in one uncultured Desulfuromonas sp. genomic segment:
- a CDS encoding Sbal_3080 family lipoprotein yields MSLSFFKFFAVGVLVFLVGCTSVNVRPFKSDSGIRHVCIKENPKVTVPRFLTVIEDGFEEHGLTTEIFHGYKAPEHCQAVLTYTALRSWDVATYLSHAELRLRDPKGKTLGYAEYHLNGKGGLSLMKWAGVKSKMEPVIDELLSDFPVAGN; encoded by the coding sequence TTGTCGTTGTCATTTTTTAAGTTTTTCGCTGTTGGAGTTCTGGTTTTTCTTGTGGGGTGTACATCTGTGAATGTTCGGCCTTTTAAGTCTGATAGTGGTATTCGACACGTCTGTATTAAAGAAAATCCCAAGGTGACAGTCCCAAGATTTTTGACTGTGATTGAGGATGGATTTGAAGAGCATGGGCTCACAACGGAAATATTCCATGGTTATAAGGCTCCTGAGCATTGCCAAGCCGTTTTGACGTACACTGCCTTGAGGTCATGGGATGTAGCAACCTACCTTTCTCACGCCGAATTGCGGTTGCGTGACCCAAAAGGCAAGACGCTTGGCTATGCCGAGTATCATTTGAATGGAAAAGGCGGACTGTCACTTATGAAATGGGCTGGTGTTAAAAGTAAGATGGAACCAGTCATTGACGAACTGCTCTCTGATTTTCCTGTGGCCGGGAACTGA
- a CDS encoding GSU2204 family CXXCH-containing (seleno)protein yields the protein MKQSQLWLLALLSVLLLTVTTATANEGGAHLSGSWELGMSGINTKDNAARVNEYGSIRAEDGVSLAPKLDLELEAGSFMLEVESETMGPRDQEHALELDAGRVFKLGSELSVMEHHYDHDTLSHLGATAFGDIFGNQPRVTTPATIGNPENSKIYGPTVEYGVNQPVTDAIDAAHEQYQQELDNDYIITRREWKNEAELTLPMLPNVTFHAGMRIEEREGLKQAITTSKCNNCHVSADAKEIDERTEEFTLGAVGKFGLLTIEYEYLNRSFEENGANPYEDYTGSNTVHGNVVDDDQLLYGAGAEDLEYCSTPDSDKDSHLIKARLDLPKNSSITATYVKAEIEADKDASVETHSYTLTDTDELVSEFESFAIKGATRLGDLRLSVRGSQYEIDTDTYTTYFPELENDNVLVKDTADIGAGSYLYDTYNGQNHNLSAYQVHDATAESREVQEFGFDAVYRLARYTTVRFGYEYEDIERDEEEELGSTETQSYKLSANTRVGDSLKVRGSFEYQDIDEPFKGAHIGIGQDADNWQPIAVVNTSDYYDRTDSDPTNDNAYYWSAVYPSRSLESTNQPDEVYETKLSTTWNVATNMSLTAYIRARFEENDEVDYEQNTYVPGVTFWFAPTNNLNLTMAYNFNLQETENKMCVGWYHGUANSVSSAQFGSVCDIAEYESTVHTLSLSANYQATKKLALDASFTYNLAESEWDMDFADRSAYNIGAGNGLYTTWEQNNLLDEYSDLSYEQFQFTLGGTYSFSEAFYTTASATYDIFESDEEYVYGDEDGDAISGYVAFGYKF from the coding sequence ATGAAGCAAAGCCAATTATGGCTGCTTGCATTGCTCTCCGTCTTGTTGCTGACGGTCACGACGGCCACAGCAAATGAAGGCGGTGCCCACTTGAGCGGTTCTTGGGAACTGGGAATGAGTGGCATCAATACAAAAGACAATGCAGCACGTGTAAATGAATACGGTTCAATCCGTGCCGAAGATGGCGTATCTTTGGCCCCTAAACTTGATCTTGAGTTAGAAGCCGGCAGTTTCATGCTGGAAGTTGAGAGCGAAACCATGGGTCCACGCGACCAGGAACATGCTCTGGAATTAGACGCTGGACGCGTCTTTAAACTGGGGTCTGAATTAAGCGTCATGGAGCATCATTACGACCATGACACTTTGAGCCACCTCGGTGCCACCGCGTTTGGTGACATTTTTGGCAACCAGCCGCGTGTAACCACCCCGGCAACCATCGGCAACCCTGAGAACTCAAAAATCTACGGCCCAACCGTAGAATACGGGGTTAACCAACCGGTCACTGATGCGATTGATGCCGCTCATGAGCAGTATCAACAAGAGCTGGACAACGACTACATTATCACGCGTCGTGAGTGGAAAAACGAAGCGGAACTCACTCTTCCCATGCTGCCAAACGTGACTTTTCATGCCGGCATGCGCATTGAAGAGCGTGAAGGCCTGAAACAAGCCATCACAACCAGCAAGTGTAACAACTGCCACGTTTCCGCAGACGCCAAGGAAATCGATGAGCGCACTGAAGAATTTACCTTAGGTGCTGTTGGTAAATTCGGTCTCTTGACGATTGAGTACGAATACCTCAATCGCAGTTTTGAGGAAAATGGCGCGAATCCCTACGAAGATTACACCGGCAGCAATACTGTCCACGGTAACGTTGTCGATGACGATCAGCTGCTCTACGGAGCCGGCGCTGAAGATCTCGAATACTGCAGCACTCCGGACTCCGACAAGGACAGCCACCTGATCAAGGCTCGTCTTGATTTACCCAAAAACTCCTCAATTACTGCCACCTATGTTAAAGCCGAAATCGAGGCTGACAAGGATGCGTCCGTAGAAACTCATAGCTACACCTTGACGGATACGGATGAGTTGGTCAGCGAGTTTGAGTCGTTTGCCATCAAAGGCGCAACCCGTCTTGGCGATCTGCGCCTGTCTGTACGTGGAAGTCAGTACGAAATCGACACAGATACATACACTACGTACTTCCCCGAACTTGAAAATGACAATGTTTTGGTTAAAGACACCGCAGATATCGGTGCGGGAAGCTATCTTTACGACACGTACAATGGCCAGAACCACAATCTCTCAGCATATCAAGTTCATGACGCCACGGCGGAAAGCCGTGAAGTTCAGGAATTCGGTTTCGACGCTGTATACCGTCTGGCACGTTACACCACTGTGCGTTTCGGTTATGAGTATGAAGACATCGAGCGTGATGAAGAAGAAGAGCTGGGCTCTACCGAAACCCAAAGTTACAAACTCTCTGCCAACACCCGTGTTGGAGACAGCCTGAAAGTTCGCGGCAGCTTTGAGTATCAGGACATTGACGAGCCTTTCAAAGGTGCTCACATTGGTATCGGACAAGATGCTGACAACTGGCAGCCGATTGCGGTTGTTAACACCAGCGACTATTACGACAGAACTGACAGCGATCCAACCAATGATAATGCATACTACTGGTCCGCTGTTTACCCGAGCCGTAGTCTGGAATCAACCAACCAGCCGGATGAGGTTTACGAAACCAAGCTAAGCACGACATGGAACGTTGCTACCAACATGTCTCTGACGGCTTATATCCGTGCACGCTTTGAAGAAAACGACGAAGTGGATTACGAGCAAAACACTTACGTTCCCGGCGTCACGTTCTGGTTTGCACCGACGAACAACCTGAACCTCACAATGGCGTACAACTTTAACCTGCAGGAAACAGAGAACAAAATGTGCGTCGGTTGGTACCATGGCTGAGCGAACTCAGTTTCTTCGGCCCAGTTTGGGTCGGTCTGTGATATCGCTGAGTACGAATCAACTGTTCACACCCTGTCTCTGAGTGCAAACTATCAAGCTACTAAAAAATTGGCATTGGATGCCAGCTTCACCTACAACCTTGCTGAGAGCGAGTGGGACATGGATTTCGCTGATCGCAGTGCCTACAACATTGGCGCTGGCAACGGTTTGTACACCACGTGGGAGCAAAACAACCTTCTGGATGAATACTCTGACCTCTCTTACGAGCAATTCCAATTCACCTTAGGTGGTACTTACAGCTTCAGCGAGGCATTCTACACAACAGCTTCTGCAACCTACGACATCTTTGAATCAGATGAGGAATATGTCTACGGCGACGAAGATGGTGACGCCATTAGCGGCTACGTTGCCTTTGGATACAAATTCTAA
- the ileS gene encoding isoleucine--tRNA ligase, with protein MDYKETLNLPKTDFPMRGNLPKREPEMLQQWEKMDLNGEIRKATAGRPRFTLHDGPPYANGHTHIGHALNKILKDIVLKSRRMQGFDVPYVPGWDCHGLPIELMVDKKLGKKKRDMTKAEIRRECRNYATEWVDTQASEFKRLGIFGEWDDPYLTMHDSYEAATARELARFAERGGLYKGKKPVHWCSSCVTALAEAEVEYADHVSPSIFVKFPYVDTLPAELNALEGKPLYFVIWTTTPWTIPANLGICLNPELDYVAVEVAGGDVLVLAEGLYQGVLKELELEGQVIASFKAPLFENKRCRHPFYERDSLVILGDHVTLEAGTGCVHTAPGHGHDDYVVGLKYGLDIYNPVDDYGRYRKDVELFGGMKLAEANDAVCDKLTEVGALLKVSKVEHSYPHCWRCKKPVIFRATAQWFISMEKNDLRQQALKHINDVQWIPGWGRERIYGMIEKRPDWCISRQRTWGVPITVFYCAECGEALADGKTMHHVADLFEDGGSDQWYEKEASELLPEGTVCPSCGHDHFTKESDILDVWFDSGVSHAAVVENRDYLDSPADLYLEGSDQHRGWFHSSLLAAVGTRGVAPYKAVLTHGFVVDGNGRKMSKSQGNVVAPDAVISKFGAEVLRLWVAAQDYQDDIRISQEILQRLSDAYRRIRNTARYILSNIYDFDPATDSVADDDLLELDRWALSRLESLVGRVEKAYNDYEFHMLYHAVHNFCSVELSSIYLDILKDRVYTAAPNSVARRSAQTAMYRILDALTRLIAPVLSFTADEIWAQMPGEREASVHLAGFPRFETSLLDSGLDDLYQQLWTVRSEVSKALELARDAKLIGNSLEAKVTVAVSDDACRTLLEKYAEQLPTLWIVSQTDLAESVADGYASEKIDGLKILVEKAAGDKCERCWNYSTQLGEDSDHPQACPKCLAALKERGQA; from the coding sequence ATGGACTACAAAGAAACCTTGAATCTGCCGAAAACAGACTTCCCCATGCGCGGCAATCTGCCCAAGCGGGAACCTGAAATGCTGCAACAGTGGGAGAAGATGGACCTCAACGGCGAGATCCGCAAAGCCACTGCCGGACGGCCCCGTTTTACATTACATGACGGCCCTCCGTATGCCAACGGTCATACCCATATCGGCCACGCACTGAACAAGATTCTCAAGGATATTGTCCTCAAAAGCCGTCGTATGCAAGGCTTTGACGTGCCTTATGTTCCGGGCTGGGATTGCCACGGCCTGCCCATCGAACTGATGGTGGATAAAAAACTCGGCAAGAAAAAGCGCGACATGACGAAGGCTGAAATTCGCCGTGAGTGCCGCAATTATGCCACTGAATGGGTGGACACCCAGGCCAGTGAATTTAAACGGCTGGGGATCTTTGGTGAATGGGACGATCCCTATCTAACCATGCACGACAGCTATGAAGCGGCCACCGCCCGAGAATTGGCACGCTTCGCTGAACGTGGTGGTCTGTACAAAGGCAAGAAGCCGGTGCACTGGTGTTCCTCCTGTGTGACCGCCCTGGCGGAAGCCGAGGTGGAATACGCCGATCACGTCTCACCGTCCATCTTTGTTAAGTTTCCCTATGTGGATACGTTGCCCGCCGAACTGAACGCTCTCGAAGGCAAGCCGCTTTATTTTGTCATCTGGACGACGACACCGTGGACCATTCCCGCCAACCTGGGCATCTGTCTTAATCCTGAACTGGACTATGTCGCGGTGGAAGTGGCTGGTGGTGATGTGCTGGTTCTGGCCGAAGGATTGTATCAGGGCGTGCTCAAGGAGTTGGAGCTCGAAGGGCAGGTCATTGCCAGCTTCAAAGCACCGCTGTTTGAAAACAAGCGGTGCCGTCATCCGTTCTATGAGCGTGATTCCCTGGTTATTCTTGGCGACCATGTCACTCTGGAAGCCGGTACCGGCTGTGTTCATACCGCTCCCGGTCATGGTCACGATGACTATGTTGTTGGTCTGAAGTACGGTCTGGATATTTACAATCCGGTCGATGATTACGGCCGTTACCGTAAAGATGTCGAACTGTTTGGCGGCATGAAGCTGGCCGAGGCCAACGATGCTGTGTGCGACAAGCTGACCGAGGTGGGCGCGTTGCTCAAGGTCAGCAAGGTGGAGCACAGTTATCCGCACTGCTGGCGCTGTAAAAAACCGGTCATTTTCCGGGCGACGGCACAGTGGTTTATCTCCATGGAGAAAAACGACCTGCGGCAGCAGGCGCTTAAACATATCAACGATGTGCAGTGGATCCCCGGCTGGGGGCGTGAGCGCATCTACGGCATGATTGAGAAGCGTCCCGACTGGTGTATCAGTCGTCAGCGGACCTGGGGTGTGCCGATTACGGTCTTCTATTGTGCCGAGTGTGGAGAGGCGTTGGCCGACGGCAAGACCATGCATCATGTCGCCGATCTGTTTGAGGACGGCGGGAGTGATCAGTGGTACGAAAAAGAGGCCAGTGAATTGCTGCCCGAAGGGACCGTGTGCCCCTCCTGCGGCCACGACCACTTTACCAAAGAGTCCGATATTCTTGATGTCTGGTTCGATTCCGGTGTTTCACACGCTGCCGTGGTTGAAAATCGCGATTATCTCGACTCACCGGCCGATCTCTATCTCGAAGGCAGTGATCAGCATCGTGGTTGGTTCCATTCCAGCCTGTTGGCTGCGGTGGGTACACGTGGTGTTGCGCCTTACAAAGCCGTATTAACGCACGGCTTTGTTGTGGATGGCAATGGCCGCAAGATGTCCAAGTCGCAGGGCAATGTTGTTGCTCCCGATGCCGTGATCAGCAAGTTTGGTGCCGAAGTGCTGCGCCTGTGGGTGGCGGCTCAGGATTATCAGGACGATATCCGGATCAGTCAGGAGATTCTTCAGCGTCTCTCCGATGCTTATCGACGGATTCGCAATACGGCACGCTACATCCTCAGCAATATTTACGATTTTGACCCAGCAACGGACAGTGTTGCCGATGACGATCTGTTGGAGCTCGATCGCTGGGCGTTGTCACGCCTGGAAAGTCTGGTTGGCCGAGTGGAAAAAGCCTACAATGATTACGAATTCCACATGCTGTATCATGCCGTCCATAATTTCTGCAGCGTTGAATTAAGTTCCATCTACCTGGATATCCTCAAAGATCGCGTCTACACCGCTGCACCCAACAGTGTGGCGCGACGCAGTGCTCAGACAGCCATGTATCGTATTCTTGATGCCTTGACCCGCCTGATTGCACCGGTGCTGTCGTTTACAGCGGATGAAATCTGGGCACAAATGCCGGGTGAGCGTGAAGCCAGTGTTCACTTGGCTGGATTCCCCCGCTTTGAAACCAGCCTGCTCGACAGCGGACTTGATGATCTTTATCAGCAACTGTGGACCGTGCGCTCCGAAGTGTCCAAAGCACTGGAGCTGGCACGAGATGCCAAGCTGATCGGTAATTCTCTGGAAGCCAAAGTTACGGTTGCCGTCAGTGATGACGCCTGCCGTACATTGCTAGAGAAATATGCCGAGCAATTGCCAACCCTGTGGATTGTGTCTCAGACTGACCTGGCGGAGTCCGTTGCCGATGGGTACGCGTCCGAGAAGATTGACGGTCTGAAGATTCTGGTTGAAAAAGCCGCTGGTGACAAATGCGAACGGTGTTGGAATTACTCAACTCAGCTCGGTGAAGACAGCGACCATCCCCAGGCCTGCCCGAAATGTCTTGCTGCTCTGAAAGAGCGGGGTCAAGCCTGA
- the lspA gene encoding signal peptidase II, producing the protein MAQRYRLLILATLVVLVGDQWSKWYIDHTMTLHQSRTVIEHFFNITYVHNSGAAFGILANSQLRLPLLSGVALIACGVIGWMFCKLPLTAFWQRFGLALVFSGALGNLIDRVRLGVVIDFLDVHWYHHHWPAFNVADSAITVGVGLLLVDLWQEERRKRKHA; encoded by the coding sequence ATGGCGCAGCGCTATCGTCTCCTGATTCTGGCCACGCTGGTTGTGCTGGTGGGCGATCAATGGAGTAAGTGGTATATTGATCACACCATGACATTGCACCAGAGCCGTACGGTGATTGAGCACTTTTTTAACATCACCTATGTTCACAACAGTGGTGCGGCTTTCGGTATCCTGGCCAACAGCCAGCTGCGCCTGCCGCTTTTGTCAGGTGTTGCCCTGATCGCTTGTGGCGTGATCGGTTGGATGTTTTGTAAGCTGCCGTTAACGGCATTCTGGCAACGTTTTGGTCTGGCGCTGGTTTTTTCCGGAGCGCTTGGTAATCTGATTGACCGGGTGCGTCTTGGTGTGGTGATTGATTTTCTCGATGTCCACTGGTATCACCACCATTGGCCGGCATTCAACGTTGCTGATTCGGCCATCACCGTCGGAGTTGGTCTGTTGCTGGTCGATTTGTGGCAGGAAGAACGACGCAAACGGAAACACGCCTGA
- a CDS encoding LysR family transcriptional regulator, translating to METQYLKTLLIAAEEGSFSRAAAKLHLTQSAVSQRTKSLEACCGMQLLDRSGAVLEPTAAGRIVLEGARRILDMEEQMMQDLRSLTDRQHLYICCTPAFGMAHLPQILKRFMQEYGEVEDLKFLFGAPLQALDGVKNGEFDVAVIEHLADMDFGTMRHMDLPQDEMIFVSSPTYGPTAHDITLADIQECNFITRRDGCSCRDLLSFNLKGTGGNMADFRRVMVLDDFSLIIKEVLAGQGVTFISRSAVQEYLDEGRLLEHHVPGFHCYRHRSIVARECETSASLKQVFMRCVCHYFDLEPGE from the coding sequence ATGGAAACACAATATCTAAAGACATTGCTTATCGCTGCAGAGGAGGGAAGTTTCTCTCGGGCGGCTGCCAAGCTGCATTTAACCCAATCCGCTGTTTCACAGCGGACCAAGAGCCTTGAGGCGTGCTGCGGCATGCAGCTTCTTGATCGTTCCGGTGCTGTGCTGGAGCCGACGGCTGCCGGTCGCATTGTTCTCGAAGGGGCGCGGCGTATTCTTGATATGGAAGAGCAGATGATGCAGGATCTGCGCTCACTGACGGATCGACAGCACCTTTATATCTGTTGTACACCGGCGTTCGGCATGGCGCATCTGCCGCAAATTCTTAAACGCTTTATGCAAGAATACGGTGAAGTGGAAGACCTTAAGTTTCTGTTTGGTGCTCCGTTGCAAGCTCTGGACGGCGTGAAGAACGGTGAATTTGATGTGGCGGTGATAGAGCATCTTGCCGATATGGATTTCGGCACCATGCGTCATATGGACCTGCCTCAGGATGAGATGATCTTTGTCAGCTCTCCGACCTATGGTCCGACAGCTCACGATATCACCCTTGCAGATATTCAGGAGTGCAACTTTATTACCCGGCGTGATGGCTGCAGTTGTCGCGACTTGCTGAGTTTTAATTTAAAGGGTACCGGGGGGAATATGGCGGACTTCCGTCGCGTCATGGTGCTGGATGATTTCAGCCTGATTATCAAAGAAGTTCTCGCCGGCCAAGGGGTGACGTTTATTTCCCGTTCTGCGGTGCAGGAATATCTTGATGAAGGGCGCCTGCTTGAGCATCATGTCCCTGGGTTTCACTGCTATCGGCATCGCAGTATTGTTGCCAGAGAGTGTGAGACGTCGGCGTCGTTAAAGCAGGTGTTCATGCGGTGTGTCTGTCATTATTTTGATCTTGAACCCGGCGAATAA
- a CDS encoding endonuclease III domain-containing protein, translated as MVRPTLTVVFELLLERFGPQFWWPAEDTFEMMVGAVLTQNTAWRNVELSIAVLKEARVLTPKALHRISEVKLQELIRSSGFFQRKSQCLKNLAAVICRDYQGAAASFLDGDLHTVRQRLLAQPGIGPETADCMVLYGAGLPIFVVDAYTRRIFSRLGLLDAKARYDMIQRYAMQHLPADTSLFNEFHALLVELGKVCCRSRNPRCEACPLNQHCRSAFSL; from the coding sequence ATGGTACGACCCACTTTGACCGTTGTCTTTGAGCTGTTGCTTGAGCGGTTTGGGCCGCAGTTCTGGTGGCCCGCCGAGGATACGTTTGAGATGATGGTGGGGGCGGTTTTGACTCAGAATACCGCCTGGCGCAATGTGGAATTGTCCATTGCTGTCCTCAAAGAGGCTCGGGTGCTGACGCCTAAGGCGCTGCATCGAATATCAGAGGTTAAACTGCAGGAGCTGATTCGCAGCTCTGGATTCTTTCAACGTAAGAGTCAGTGTTTGAAAAATCTTGCCGCCGTGATCTGCCGAGACTATCAAGGCGCGGCGGCGTCTTTTCTCGATGGCGACCTGCACACTGTCCGTCAGCGGCTTCTCGCCCAGCCCGGTATCGGTCCGGAAACCGCTGATTGCATGGTGCTGTATGGGGCCGGTCTACCCATTTTTGTCGTTGATGCCTATACTCGCCGAATCTTCTCACGATTGGGGTTGCTTGACGCCAAAGCACGTTACGACATGATCCAGCGCTATGCGATGCAGCACCTTCCTGCTGACACCTCGCTATTCAATGAATTCCATGCCTTATTGGTTGAGCTGGGTAAGGTCTGCTGCCGTAGTCGCAATCCCCGTTGTGAGGCTTGCCCGTTAAATCAGCATTGCCGGAGCGCCTTCAGTCTCTAA
- a CDS encoding GSU2203 family decaheme c-type cytochrome codes for MRRKFNTKASWLVKALPLLLILGACATGSIREKVLTLPVIEGACYVGQETCADCHDDMAGDMFATSTSAEGFAKTIHGRLATWELMGAEKGCESCHGPGSQHVDNDGDTEYILRPTELVSDQASAICVKCHTDGHLMDYTHSAHALSDVGCADCHSIHDGEGKFSLKMEDPELCYSCHQEEQAKTHFPSSHPIEAGKMNCSSCHNVHGAIGEALNTDERLNDLCLNCHTRYQGPFVFGHAPVEDDCTICHDPHGSVANNLLAQNEPFLCLQCHEGHFHILRRGFDAETDTLSADNANGGRYLTTTDGVNTGVSKDAPNPDGSGTTLTKKPVVANGAIITDMANPNGHEGFQMSFGTKCTTCHQVVHGSDFPSQPLSGGGLTR; via the coding sequence ATGCGAAGGAAGTTCAACACCAAGGCCTCATGGCTGGTGAAGGCTCTTCCCCTGCTACTCATCCTGGGCGCTTGCGCCACGGGAAGTATCCGGGAAAAAGTACTGACCCTGCCTGTGATCGAAGGTGCATGCTACGTCGGTCAAGAGACTTGCGCAGACTGCCACGACGACATGGCCGGCGACATGTTCGCCACCTCTACATCAGCTGAAGGCTTCGCCAAGACCATTCACGGTCGTTTGGCCACCTGGGAGCTGATGGGTGCGGAAAAAGGCTGCGAATCCTGCCACGGACCGGGCAGCCAGCACGTGGACAATGACGGTGACACGGAATACATTCTGCGCCCGACGGAACTTGTTTCTGACCAGGCGTCTGCCATCTGTGTCAAATGTCACACCGATGGCCACCTGATGGACTATACCCACAGTGCTCACGCTCTGAGCGATGTCGGCTGTGCGGATTGTCACAGCATCCATGACGGTGAAGGTAAGTTCAGCCTGAAAATGGAAGATCCTGAGCTGTGCTACAGCTGTCACCAGGAAGAACAGGCCAAAACCCACTTCCCGTCAAGCCATCCAATCGAAGCCGGTAAAATGAATTGCTCCAGCTGCCACAATGTCCACGGTGCAATCGGCGAAGCTTTGAACACGGATGAGCGTTTGAACGACCTGTGCCTGAACTGCCACACCCGCTACCAGGGTCCGTTTGTTTTCGGCCATGCCCCGGTTGAAGATGACTGCACTATCTGCCATGACCCCCACGGCAGTGTTGCCAACAACCTCCTGGCGCAAAACGAGCCATTCCTGTGCCTGCAATGCCATGAAGGTCACTTCCATATCTTACGTCGTGGTTTTGACGCCGAAACCGACACATTGAGTGCCGACAATGCTAACGGTGGTCGCTACCTGACAACAACTGACGGTGTAAACACCGGAGTAAGCAAAGATGCTCCAAACCCGGACGGCAGCGGAACAACCCTGACGAAAAAGCCCGTTGTTGCCAACGGCGCAATCATTACGGACATGGCTAACCCCAACGGTCATGAAGGTTTCCAAATGTCATTCGGCACCAAGTGTACAACCTGTCACCAAGTTGTACACGGCAGTGATTTTCCGTCTCAGCCACTTAGCGGTGGCGGGTTGACTCGTTAA
- a CDS encoding SulP family inorganic anion transporter: MFDFIVRKSANAKADILSGLTVSLALVPEAVAFAFVAGVAPLVGLYAAFMIGLITAIIGGRPGMISGATGALAVVMVDLVAGHGIEYLFATVVLMGTFQVAAGVLRLGKFVRLIPHPVMLGFVNGLAIVIFLAQLGQFKVADTTGKLHWLHGQSLYLMLGLVAITMAIIFLLPKLTLAFPSALAAILVVSGLVHIFNLDTRTVGDLASVSGALPSFHLPMVSPGLDTLTIILPYAVILAAIGLIESLMTLTLIDEITETRGRGNRECIGQGVANIITGFFGGMGGCAMIGQSIININSGGRGRLSGITAALALMCFIVFASSLIEMIPLAALIGVMFTVVIGTFAWSSLRILHKIPFSDALVLVLVSAVTVFTDLAIAVATGVIVSALVFAWQSARRIDSETSLDNDGVKTYHLIGPLFFGSVRSFNEQFTPSKDPDEVVIDFRDSRVCDHSGLEAVNSLTERYLCQGKKLRLKHLSPECRSLLANAGSMIEVNVIEDPRYRVAVDQLA; the protein is encoded by the coding sequence ATGTTTGATTTTATTGTCAGAAAATCCGCGAATGCCAAAGCCGACATTCTGTCCGGTCTTACCGTCTCTTTAGCACTCGTTCCCGAAGCCGTGGCCTTTGCTTTTGTCGCCGGAGTCGCGCCACTGGTTGGCCTTTATGCCGCCTTTATGATCGGCCTGATTACTGCCATTATCGGTGGACGTCCAGGAATGATCTCCGGGGCCACCGGCGCCCTGGCTGTCGTCATGGTCGATCTTGTTGCTGGGCACGGCATTGAATATCTCTTTGCCACAGTGGTGCTGATGGGGACCTTTCAAGTCGCGGCCGGAGTATTGCGACTCGGCAAATTCGTCCGCCTGATTCCCCATCCGGTGATGCTCGGGTTCGTCAATGGCCTTGCCATCGTCATATTCCTCGCTCAACTCGGTCAGTTCAAGGTCGCTGATACAACAGGAAAACTTCACTGGCTCCATGGCCAGTCCCTCTACCTGATGCTCGGACTGGTTGCGATTACAATGGCAATTATCTTCCTGCTTCCCAAGCTGACCCTGGCCTTCCCCTCGGCACTCGCGGCTATTTTAGTGGTCAGCGGACTGGTGCACATCTTCAACCTGGACACCCGCACGGTTGGCGACCTGGCTTCCGTGTCCGGTGCATTGCCTTCTTTTCACCTGCCCATGGTCTCGCCGGGCCTTGATACCCTGACGATTATCCTTCCCTACGCGGTGATCCTCGCGGCGATCGGTCTGATCGAATCGTTGATGACATTGACACTGATCGATGAAATCACCGAAACCCGCGGGCGTGGCAACCGGGAGTGCATCGGTCAGGGCGTCGCCAATATCATTACGGGGTTTTTCGGTGGCATGGGTGGTTGCGCCATGATTGGCCAGAGCATCATCAATATCAACTCCGGTGGCCGCGGACGTCTGTCAGGAATCACAGCTGCCTTAGCGCTCATGTGTTTTATTGTTTTTGCCTCCAGCCTGATTGAGATGATCCCATTGGCTGCGCTAATCGGTGTGATGTTTACGGTGGTGATCGGCACCTTTGCCTGGTCGAGCCTGCGCATCCTGCACAAAATTCCGTTCTCTGACGCTTTGGTATTGGTACTGGTTTCCGCGGTCACGGTTTTCACCGACCTGGCAATTGCCGTGGCGACTGGAGTGATTGTTTCAGCGCTGGTTTTTGCCTGGCAAAGTGCCCGTCGGATCGATTCAGAAACCTCTCTTGATAACGACGGCGTTAAAACATACCACTTGATCGGGCCGCTTTTTTTCGGCTCAGTACGCTCTTTTAACGAACAATTCACCCCGAGCAAAGACCCCGACGAAGTGGTGATCGACTTCCGCGACTCACGCGTCTGTGATCATTCAGGTCTGGAGGCGGTCAACAGTTTGACCGAACGCTATCTCTGCCAGGGAAAGAAGTTGCGTCTCAAGCATCTCAGCCCTGAATGCCGCTCATTGCTGGCCAATGCGGGCAGTATGATTGAGGTCAACGTGATTGAAGATCCACGCTATCGGGTGGCGGTTGATCAGTTGGCGTAA